A stretch of DNA from Mycobacterium senriense:
GGCAGCAGCGTGGGCGGCGCGACCAGGACCACCTCGGCACCCAGGGTGTCGAGCAGCATGACGTTGGAGCGCGCGACCCGGCTGTGCAGGATGTCGCCGACGATCACGATGCGACGGCCCTCGATGCCGCCGAGCCGCTGGCGAATGGTCAGCGCGTCCAGCAGCGCCTGGGTCGGGTGCTCGTGGGTGCCGTCGCCGGCGTTGATCACCGACGGCCCATCGTCGTTCGCGGCGGTCCAGTCGGCGAGCAGGTGCGCGGCGCCGGAGGCCGGGTGCCGGATGATCAGCGCGTCGGCGCCCGCGGCGCGCAGCGTGAACGCGGTGTCGCGCAGCGACTCCCCCTTGCCCACCGACGATCCGGACGCGCTGACGTTGATCACGTCGGCGCTCATCCACTTGCCGGCCACCTCGAAGGACACCCGGGTGCGGGTCGAGTTCTCGTAGAACATCGTGACGATGGTGCGGCCGCGCAGCGTCGGCAGCTTCTTGATCTCGCGACCCACCAGCGCCTGGGCGAACCGGTCGGCGTCGTCGAGGATGGCAGTGGCGTCATCGCGGCTCAGGTCGCCGGCCGCCAGCAGATGGCGCGTCATCGTGAGATCACCACCCCGTCGTCACCGTCGTTCTCGCTCAGCAGCACGTGCACGCTCTCGCCGCGTGAGGTGGGGACGTTCTTGCCGACATAGTCGGCGCGCAGGGGCAGTTCGCGGTGGCCGCGGTCGACCAGCACCGCCAGCTGCACCACCCGCGGCCGGCCCACGTCGCGCAGCGCGTCCAGCGCGGACCGCACCGAGCGGCCGGAGTACAGGACGTCGTCGACCAGGATCACCAACGCGTCGTCGATGCCGCCGGCCGGAATCGAGGTGGCTTCCAGCGGTCGCGGCGGCTTCTGCATCAGATCGTCGCGGTAGAGCGTGATGTCCAGGGCGCCGTGGCCGACCTGGACACCGCTGTATTCGCCGATGTTGGCGGCGAGCCGATTGGCGAGGATCACACCGCGGGTCGGGATGCCCAGCAACACCACCCGTGGCGCGTCGGGACCGTCCAGCGCGGTCTTTTCGATGATCTGATGCGCAAT
This window harbors:
- a CDS encoding aspartate carbamoyltransferase catalytic subunit, with product MTRHLLAAGDLSRDDATAILDDADRFAQALVGREIKKLPTLRGRTIVTMFYENSTRTRVSFEVAGKWMSADVINVSASGSSVGKGESLRDTAFTLRAAGADALIIRHPASGAAHLLADWTAANDDGPSVINAGDGTHEHPTQALLDALTIRQRLGGIEGRRIVIVGDILHSRVARSNVMLLDTLGAEVVLVAPPTLLPVGVEGWPVTVSNDFDAELPAADAVLMLRVQAERMNGGFFPSVREYSSLYGLSDRRQAMLPGHAVVLHPGPMLRGMEIASSVADSSQSAVLQQVSNGVHVRMAVLFHVLVGTELAGEEGAA
- the pyrR gene encoding bifunctional pyr operon transcriptional regulator/uracil phosphoribosyltransferase PyrR, which encodes MGAAGDTGLGSDSRELMSAADVGRTISRIAHQIIEKTALDGPDAPRVVLLGIPTRGVILANRLAANIGEYSGVQVGHGALDITLYRDDLMQKPPRPLEATSIPAGGIDDALVILVDDVLYSGRSVRSALDALRDVGRPRVVQLAVLVDRGHRELPLRADYVGKNVPTSRGESVHVLLSENDGDDGVVISR